One Devosia lacusdianchii genomic window carries:
- a CDS encoding sugar phosphate isomerase/epimerase family protein: MLIANAPCSWGIAYPTGNTYTWRQYLDEVAAAGYRGTELGPFGFLPKDQAVLKDELAKRDLVMIGATHVHTFGDTASGPLLMQTLRELAPLLVSLRAQHLVIMDESNWYPEGQEGVLDEVGWNGLTQMVRDAQALVEGEFGLKLSFHPHIGTAVEREAQIDRMLAETEIDLCFDTGHHAFWDQDPLAYMERVLPRIAYMHLKNVDGAVRQRVLDGQLSIAASYGAGVMCPLPDGVVDIQAVMRLLDERGFGGPIVVEQDVAADASETPLQLAARNLAYMNAIAK, encoded by the coding sequence ATGCTCATCGCCAACGCCCCCTGCTCCTGGGGCATCGCCTATCCCACGGGCAATACCTATACGTGGCGGCAATATCTCGATGAGGTCGCCGCCGCCGGCTATCGCGGCACCGAGCTTGGGCCCTTCGGTTTCCTGCCCAAGGATCAGGCCGTCCTTAAGGATGAGCTGGCCAAGCGCGATCTGGTGATGATCGGCGCCACCCACGTCCACACCTTCGGCGATACCGCGTCCGGTCCGCTGTTGATGCAGACCCTGCGCGAACTGGCGCCGCTACTGGTGTCGCTGCGCGCGCAGCACCTCGTCATCATGGACGAGAGCAATTGGTATCCTGAGGGCCAGGAAGGCGTCCTCGATGAGGTCGGCTGGAACGGTCTGACTCAGATGGTGCGCGACGCGCAGGCGCTGGTCGAAGGTGAATTCGGCCTCAAGCTCAGCTTCCACCCCCATATCGGCACCGCCGTCGAACGCGAGGCCCAGATCGATCGCATGCTCGCCGAAACCGAGATCGATCTCTGCTTCGATACCGGCCACCACGCCTTCTGGGACCAGGACCCGCTGGCCTATATGGAGCGCGTCCTCCCCCGCATCGCCTATATGCACCTCAAGAATGTCGACGGCGCGGTGCGCCAGCGCGTGCTCGACGGCCAACTGTCAATCGCCGCATCCTACGGCGCCGGGGTGATGTGCCCGCTGCCCGATGGGGTCGTCGATATCCAGGCCGTCATGCGTCTGCTCGACGAGCGCGGCTTTGGCGGCCCCATCGTGGTCGAGCAGGACGTCGCCGCCGATGCCAGCGAAACGCCGTTGCAACTGGCAGCCCGCAATCTCGCCTACATGAACGCGATCGCCAAATGA